A part of Drosophila bipectinata strain 14024-0381.07 chromosome 3L, DbipHiC1v2, whole genome shotgun sequence genomic DNA contains:
- the CNMaR gene encoding thyrotropin-releasing hormone receptor isoform X1, with the protein MTAATSDMDADYMSNISAATTAPTLGDGNSTENNWTSTSSEFVTEMDSEDSATGDDEEMLRIAFFIGDFVHHYYIPIVCGTGSIGNILSVFVFFKTKLRKLSSSFYLAALAVSDTCFLAGLFAQWLNFFNVDIYNRNYFCQFFTFFSYLASFCSVWFVVAFTVERFIAVIYPLKRQTMCTVRRAKIVLSGLTLVGCLHCMPYILIAKPVYNQRLNDTICDLNSEYKEQLALFNYWDSIVVYAVPFTTIAVLNTCTGCTVWKFATVRRTLTMHKMKPQTTSMPSNSSNSSSGPAAVTSYRISASLKRQKSTGTHPSGQHHVSCRQQDDQEQQQQQQQQHNHITNCQHHCEITQKPGRRKVQNSSQLKVTKMLLIVSTVFVCLNLPSCLLRIEAYWETDAAKNENSTIALQYIFHAFFITNFGINFVLYCVSGQNFRKAVLSIFRRVSSAQREAGNTQVTVSEYCRNTGTSTRRRMMTQHCWNEMHELHPLK; encoded by the exons atgacagcAGCCACCAGCGATATGGATGCGGATTATATGTCCAACATATCAGCAGCAACCACAGCTCCAACGTTGGGAGATGGAAATTCCACGGAAAACAACTGGACCTCCACTTCGAGCGAATTCGTCACCGAAATGGATTCGGAGGACTCGGCCACCGGCGATGATGAGGAAATGCTGCGCATCGCCTTTTTCATCGGGGACTTTGTCCACCATTACTATATTCCCATTGTGTGCGGCACCGGCAGCATCGGCAACATCCTCTCcgtatttgtatttttcaagacgaaattgcgaaaacttTCGTCCAGCTTCTACCTGGCCGCTCTGGCCGTGAGCGACACCTGCTTCCTGGCCGGACTCTTCGCCCAGTGGCTGAACTTCTTCAATGTGGACATCTATAACAGGAACTATTTCTGCCAGTTCTTCACCTTCTTCAGCTACCTGGCCAGCTTCTGCTCGGTGTGGTTCGTGGTGGCCTTCACCGTGGAGCGGTTCATAGCCGTCATCTATCCGCTGAAGCGCCAGACCATGTGTACGGTGCGCCGGGCCAAGATCGTTCTATCTGGGCTGACCCTGGTCGGGTGTCTACATTGCATGCCCTACATACTGATTGCCAAGCCGGTCTATAATCAAAGGTTGAATGACACCATCTGCGATCTTAACTCGGAGTACAAG GAGCAACTGGCCCTGTTCAACTACTGGGACTCAATTGTCGTCTACGCGGTGCCCTTTACCACCATCGCCGTCCTGAACACCTGTACAGGCTGCACTGTTTGGAAGTTCGCCACCGTTCGCCGGACCCTGACCATGCACAAGAT GAAGCCCCAAACGACCAGCATGCCATCGAATTCATCGAACTCATCTAGCGGACCGGCTGCTGTGACCTCGTACCGGATCTCTGCATCCCTGAAGCGCCAGAAGTCAACGGGAACGCATCCGAGTGGACAGCACCATGTATCCTGCCGTCAGCAGGACGATCaggaacaacaacagcagcagcaacagcagcataATCATATAACTAATTGTCAACACCATTGCGAGATTACACAGAAGCCAG GTCGTCGCAAAGTTCAGAACTCGTCGCAGCTGAAGGTAACCAAGATGTTGCTAATTGTCTCAACGGTTTTTGTCTGCCTCAATTTACCGAGCTGCTTGCTCCGCATCGAAGCCTACTGGGAG ACGGACGCTGCTAAGAACGAGAACTCTACAATTGCCCTGCAATATATTTTTCACGCTTTCTTCATCACAAATTTCGGAATCAATTTCGTGCTTTACTGCGTCAGCGGACAGAATTTCCG AAAGGCAGTGCTGAGCATTTTCCGACGGGTATCCTCCGCCCAGAGGGAGGCTGGCAATACCCAAGTGACAG TGTCGGAGTATTGCCGGAACACTGGAACCTCCACCAGGCGCAGGATGATGACACAACATTGTTGGAACGAAATGCACGAATTGCATCCACTTAAGTGA
- the CNMaR gene encoding cysteinyl leukotriene receptor 1 isoform X2, which yields MTAATSDMDADYMSNISAATTAPTLGDGNSTENNWTSTSSEFVTEMDSEDSATGDDEEMLRIAFFIGDFVHHYYIPIVCGTGSIGNILSVFVFFKTKLRKLSSSFYLAALAVSDTCFLAGLFAQWLNFFNVDIYNRNYFCQFFTFFSYLASFCSVWFVVAFTVERFIAVIYPLKRQTMCTVRRAKIVLSGLTLVGCLHCMPYILIAKPVYNQRLNDTICDLNSEYKEQLALFNYWDSIVVYAVPFTTIAVLNTCTGCTVWKFATVRRTLTMHKMKPQTTSMPSNSSNSSSGPAAVTSYRISASLKRQKSTGTHPSGQHHVSCRQQDDQEQQQQQQQQHNHITNCQHHCEITQKPGRRKVQNSSQLKVTKMLLIVSTVFVCLNLPSCLLRIEAYWELRLQDLHV from the exons atgacagcAGCCACCAGCGATATGGATGCGGATTATATGTCCAACATATCAGCAGCAACCACAGCTCCAACGTTGGGAGATGGAAATTCCACGGAAAACAACTGGACCTCCACTTCGAGCGAATTCGTCACCGAAATGGATTCGGAGGACTCGGCCACCGGCGATGATGAGGAAATGCTGCGCATCGCCTTTTTCATCGGGGACTTTGTCCACCATTACTATATTCCCATTGTGTGCGGCACCGGCAGCATCGGCAACATCCTCTCcgtatttgtatttttcaagacgaaattgcgaaaacttTCGTCCAGCTTCTACCTGGCCGCTCTGGCCGTGAGCGACACCTGCTTCCTGGCCGGACTCTTCGCCCAGTGGCTGAACTTCTTCAATGTGGACATCTATAACAGGAACTATTTCTGCCAGTTCTTCACCTTCTTCAGCTACCTGGCCAGCTTCTGCTCGGTGTGGTTCGTGGTGGCCTTCACCGTGGAGCGGTTCATAGCCGTCATCTATCCGCTGAAGCGCCAGACCATGTGTACGGTGCGCCGGGCCAAGATCGTTCTATCTGGGCTGACCCTGGTCGGGTGTCTACATTGCATGCCCTACATACTGATTGCCAAGCCGGTCTATAATCAAAGGTTGAATGACACCATCTGCGATCTTAACTCGGAGTACAAG GAGCAACTGGCCCTGTTCAACTACTGGGACTCAATTGTCGTCTACGCGGTGCCCTTTACCACCATCGCCGTCCTGAACACCTGTACAGGCTGCACTGTTTGGAAGTTCGCCACCGTTCGCCGGACCCTGACCATGCACAAGAT GAAGCCCCAAACGACCAGCATGCCATCGAATTCATCGAACTCATCTAGCGGACCGGCTGCTGTGACCTCGTACCGGATCTCTGCATCCCTGAAGCGCCAGAAGTCAACGGGAACGCATCCGAGTGGACAGCACCATGTATCCTGCCGTCAGCAGGACGATCaggaacaacaacagcagcagcaacagcagcataATCATATAACTAATTGTCAACACCATTGCGAGATTACACAGAAGCCAG GTCGTCGCAAAGTTCAGAACTCGTCGCAGCTGAAGGTAACCAAGATGTTGCTAATTGTCTCAACGGTTTTTGTCTGCCTCAATTTACCGAGCTGCTTGCTCCGCATCGAAGCCTACTGGGAG CTGAGACTTCAAGACTTACATGTCTAA
- the LOC108133877 gene encoding UPF0046 protein C25E10.12, with translation MELPVHPLSQDPTAAWRDISKTQRVIKVTMKPPTTTVAPNKARVVCMSDTHSLTPYIKFDIPDGDIFIHAGDFTKCGQLEEVEEFNTWIGALPHRHKIVIAGNHELSFDRTFTHPFQKSQGKATSSKHTGMSILDDLPTLGNAKENLESAVQTQNVRQVLTNCTYLEDELLEIWGIRIYGSPWQPEFCRWAFNVPRGAACLEKWNQVPEGVDILVTHTPPVGHGDLCCSGVRAGCVELLSTVQQRVRPKYHVFGHVHEGYGITSDGRIIFVNASTCDINYLPNNAPIVFDVTLPPGFSKD, from the exons ATGGAACTACCCGTGCATCCGCTTAGTCAGGATCCCACTGCTGCTTGGCGGGACATCAGCAAAACGCAGCGAGTGATCAAG GTAACCATGAAACCACCAACCACTACAGTGGCGCCGAACAAAGCTCGTGTTGTCTGCATGTCCGACACCCACTCCCTCACACCATACATCAAGTTTGACATCCCGGACGGCGATATTTTCATCCATGCCGGGGACTTTACCAAGTGCGGGCAAttggaggaggtggaggagttCAACACCTGGATAGGAGCTCTGCCACATCGGCACAAGATCGTGATTGCCGGCAATCATGAGCTTAGCTTTGATCGAACCTTTACCCATCCTTTCCAGAAGAGTCAGGGAAAGGCAACGAGCAGCAAGCACACCGGCATGTCCATTCTGGACGATTTGCCCACTCTGGGCAATGCCAAGGAGAACCTGGAGAGTGCTGTGCAAACCCAAAATGTTCGCCAGGTTTTGACCAACTGCACCTATTTGGAGGACGAACTTTTAGAGATTTGGGGCATTCGCATCTATGGATCGCCCTGGCAGCCAGAGTTCTGTCGTTGGGCCTTCAATGTGCCACGTGGGGCTGCCTGCTTGGAGAAATGGAACCAGGTTCCCGAAGGCGTTGATATCCTGGTAACCCACACGCCACCCGTTGGTCACGGAGACCTCTGTTGTTCTGGAGTGCGCGCTGGGTGCGTAGAGCTGCTCAGCACCGTGCAACAACGAGTGCGACCCAAGTACCACGTTTTCGGACACGTCCACGAGGGCTACGGCATCACCAGCGATGGCAGGATCATCTTCGTGAACGCCTCCACGTGCGACATCAATTACCTACCCAATAATGCGCCGATTGTGTTTGATGTGACGCTCCCGCCCGGATTTAGCAAGGACTAG
- the alphaTub67C gene encoding tubulin alpha-4 chain: MREVISIQIGQCGIQIGNACWELYLLEHGINLDGSLKSKEELMASGSSASDGHGTSANDARTFFTETGNGKQVPRSIFVDLEPSVIDDVRNGPMKDLYHPEQLISGKEDAANNYARGRYSIGKEVIDKVTSRLQKIAEQCDSLQGFLIFHSLGGGTGSGFTSLLVERLSTDYSKKCKLDFAVYPSPKVSTAVVEPFNALLTTHSTIDHSDCVFMVDNEAIYDICNNSLNVDRPAYRNLNRLIAQIVSSTTASLRFSGSMNVDLNEFQTNLVPFPRIHFPLVAYAPLMSAERAAHEQHAITTLTNACFESSNMMVKCDPRNGKFMACCMLYRGDVVPKDVNAAVSAIKSKRHIQFVDWCPTGFKIGINYEKPAFVPDGDLAKTSRACCMLSNTTAISVAFANLSYKFDLMFKKRAFVHWYVGEGMEEGEFTEARENIAVLERDFEEVGMDNVDGADDDELDEF; encoded by the exons ATG CGCGAAGTCATCTCCATCCAAATCGGCCAGTGCGGCATCCAGATCGGCAACGCCTGCTGGGAGTTGTACCTCCTGGAGCACGGCATCAACCTGGACGGCAGCCTGAAGAGCAAGGAGGAGCTGATGGCCAGTGGGAGCAGTGCCAGCGACGGTCACGGGACATCGGCCAACGATGCTCGGACCTTCTTTACGGAAACGGGAAATGGAAAACAGGTCCCCCGCTCGATTTTCGTGGATCTGGAACCGTCCGTCATCGACGATGTGCGGAATGGTCCCATGAAGGATCTTTACCATCCGGAGCAACTGATTTCCGGCAAGGAAGATGCGGCCAACAACTATGCCCGAGGTCGGTACTCCATCGGAAAGGAGGTAATTGATAAGGTGACGTCGCGTCTGCAGAAGATCGCCGAGCAGTGCGACAGCCTGCAGGGATTCCTCATTTTCCACTCTTTGGGAGGTGGAACTGGGTCGGGATTTACGTCGCTGCTGGTGGAGCGTCTCTCCACCGACTACAGTAAGAAATGCAAGCTGGACTTTGCGGTTTATCCCTCGCCGAAGGTCTCCACGGCGGTGGTGGAGCCCTTCAATGCCCTACTCACCACCCACTCCACCATCGATCACTCGGACTGTGTGTTCATGGTGGACAACGAGGCCATATACGACATATGCAACAATAGCCTGAACGTGGACAGACCCGCCTACCGCAACCTCAACCGACTCATTGCCCAGATAGTGAGCTCGACGACTGCCTCGCTGCGCTTTAGCGGCTCCATGAACGTGGATCTCAATGAGTTCCAGACGAATCTGGTACCATTCCCGAGGATCCACTTCCCGCTGGTGGCCTACGCCCCTCTGATGTCCGCCGAGAGGGCCGCCCACGAGCAGCATGCCATCACCACGCTTACAAACGCCTGTTTCGAATCCTCCAACATGATGGTCAAGTGCGATCCGAGGAACGGTAAATTCATGGCCTGTTGTATGCTCTATCGTGGCGATGTGGTGCCCAAGGACGTCAACGCAGCTGTCTCGGCCATCAAGTCGAAGCGGCACATCCAGTTCGTGGACTGGTGTCCCACGGGCTTCAAGATCGGCATCAACTACGAGAAACCGGCCTTTGTGCCGGACGGTGACTTGGCCAAAACGTCGAGGGCCTGCTGCATGCTGTCCAACACCACGGCCATCTCGGTGGCCTTCGCGAACCTGTCCTACAAATTCGATCTGATGTTCAAGAAGCGGGCCTTCGTCCACTGGTACGTCGGCGAGGGCATGGAGGAGGGCGAGTTCACCGAGGCGCGTGAGAATATTGCGGTTCTGGAGCGGGACTTTGAGGAGGTGGGAATGGACAACGTCGACGGAGCTGACGACGATGAACTCGACGAGTTCTGA
- the LOC108133915 gene encoding uncharacterized protein, whose translation MSQQTHIRELSSEEKLCLDQWLREQGITLDLRTRRYFSDVLPVAKIVKKSHGRLVDLHHYMSKSSLTLKLQNWEIFNSKVLKKLGLNMSRSTLEQVASATPGAIEVLFYELMSVTKSTSPRPSAVMNAPRTRYLRNPPMKLNKEIDHEIKSPKIKNRDRPLNRSETQVIERTSDLPPEVVTMNVNLLVDGKIQSVPRKLVFYEKYTAALRESGEKDNYINSINQKAQYLESIITVKEERIAELMEQLGKLSDQYKYPYPY comes from the exons ATGTCCCAACAAACGCACATTCGTGAGCTGAGCTCGGAGGAGAAACTTTGCTTGGACCAGTGGCTGAGGGAGCAGGGCATCACCCTGGACCTACGTACGCGTCGCTACTTCTCCGATGTCCTGCCGGTCGCCAAAATTGTGAAGAAGTCGCACGGCCGTCTGGTGGATCTGCACCATTACATGTCCAAGAGCAGTCTGACGCTGAAGCTCCAGAACTGGGAGATCTTTAACAGCAAGGTGCTGAAGAAGTTGGGCTTGAATATGTCGCGATCCACCTTGGAGCAGGTGGCCAGCGCCACCCCTGGAGCCATCGAGGTTCTCTTCTATGAGCTGATGTCGGTGACGAAGTCAACTAGTCCTCGTCCCAGTGCCGTGATGAATGCACCGCGCACTCGATACTTGCGGAATCCGCCCATGAAACTAAACAAGGAGATCGACCATGAGATCAAATCCCCAAAGATTAAGAACCGGGATCGCCCCCTCAACCGATCCGAGACCCAGGTGATCGAACGCACTAGCGATTTACCCCCGGAAGTGGTCACCATGAACGTCAACCTCCTTGTGGACGGAAAGATACAGAGTGTGCCCCGGAAACTGGTGTTCTACGAGAAATACACTGCAGCCCTGCGTGAGTCTGGGGAGAAGGACAACTACATCAATTCGATCAACCAGAAGGCACAGTATCTGGAGAGCATAATCACGGTCAAGGAGGAACGCATCGCCGAACTGATGGAGCAGCTGGGAAAACTCTCG GATCAATACAAGTACCCCTACCCATATTAA